A genomic segment from Malus domestica chromosome 05, GDT2T_hap1 encodes:
- the LOC103436253 gene encoding glycine-rich protein 2-like has product MSERLSGTVKWFNDQKGFGFITPNDGGEDLFVHQSSIRSEGFRTLGDGETVEYTVEEDAGGRTKAVDVTGPEEGPVQGSRGGGGGGRGRGGGGGGGYGFNGGSGGRSGGGRGGRGGGGYGGGGYGSGGGGYSSGGGYGGGGGGGGACFKCGESGHMARDCSQGGGGYGGGGGGYGGGGRSGGGGGGASGGCYQCGESGHFARECPNRG; this is encoded by the coding sequence ATGAGTGAGAGGCTGAGCGGCACCGTCAAGTGGTTCAATGACCAGAAGGGGTTCGGCTTCATAACCCCCAACGACGGCGGCGAGGATCTGTTCGTTCACCAGTCCTCGATCCGATCCGAAGGTTTCCGCACTTTGGGAGACGGCGAGACGGTCGAGTACACCGTCGAGGAGGATGCCGGTGGCCGAACCAAGGCTGTTGACGTGACTGGCCCAGAGGAGGGGCCCGTTCAGGGCAGCCGAGGCGGCGGGGGTGGTGGACGAGGCCGTGGaggcggcggcggcggaggcTACGGTTTTAACGGTGGCTCTGGAGGACGTAGCGGTGGCGGTAGAGGTGGCCGAGGAGGCGGTGGGTATGGCGGAGGAGGCTACGGCTCGGGTGGTGGTGGCTACAGCTCAGGCGGTGGATACGGAGGTGgaggcggtggtggtggtgcttgcTTCAAGTGTGGCGAGTCTGGACACATGGCGAGGGACTGCTCTCAGGGAGGTGGAGGGTACGGAGGCGGTGGAGGCGGCTATGGAGGAGGCGGCCGTAGCGGTGGTGGAGGCGGAGGTGCTTCTGGAGGGTGCTACCAGTGCGGTGAGTCGGGCCATTTCGCTCGGGAGTGCCCGAACAGGGGTTAA